From Sphingomonas nostoxanthinifaciens, a single genomic window includes:
- a CDS encoding PAS domain-containing hybrid sensor histidine kinase/response regulator: MAERIRAFDWATSPLGPVAGWPRALSIVLETVLAAQAEIILFWGPQHVALYNDAYAPKLGDRHPHALGRPARDSWQSLWPELAPMLERVRNGGASIGEKDHAFYAASAQRTIYFDISFSPVRDDDGSVGGVLCLVTDTTERVRAARRADDERQRLAAMFEQAPGFMAMLHAPDHVVAFANPAFERLIGASGIVGQPLARLLPADAMAVVTEVAASGISFTAHAMPTTLRTAEGGATVRKLDFVVQPIRDDAGKLTNIFIEGSDVTDRIEAERKLALSESSLHLAIATAEIGTWDVDPASLTLRWNEYTYAMFGIPVGTPMTFADFRNALHPDDVAATAAAFEAALDPVRRADYDVEYRTIGRTDGLVRWVAAKGRGVFEGGACVRAIGSAIDITRRKRAQDELRESELRFRSLADSAPALIWMCNADGDLIFANQWHERTFGRPVRDLFGGGWQDIIHPDDAAGFRRDFDAAFAARLPFGREVRVIDRDGATRWLHCEARARHSDDCFIGYVGCDVDVTESRLAAEALERRIAERTGQLAASNHQLSAQIEERERVEATLRQMQRLEAVGQLTSGVAHDFNNLLTVILGNIEMITAGNPDDRIRKRLGYMRLAAERGATLTAQLLAFSRRQRLEARPIDLNATVASMRDLIQSSMGGSVRLETKLAPSLWPALVDPTQIELIILNLAINARDAMEVGGTLTIETDNVTLGAPERAEEPPAGDHIMIAVADSGTGMTPEVREKAFEPFFTTKEVGKGSGLGLAQVYGFLKQSGGGVAIETAPGIGTTVRVYLPRAEERRLAPRNPATSLPPAAPTHQAEGRRILVVDDDARVRDITVSALRAMGAEVIEAGSGDAALDRLEETSGLVDLLVVDFAMPGMNGAELVAAARARWPALPSLYVTGYADLSAIATVSQDVIVQKPFRSEELARKVGTLLARATA, encoded by the coding sequence ATGGCGGAGCGCATCCGCGCGTTCGACTGGGCGACCTCGCCGCTGGGCCCGGTCGCGGGTTGGCCGCGGGCATTGTCGATCGTGCTGGAGACGGTGCTTGCCGCGCAGGCCGAGATCATCCTGTTCTGGGGCCCGCAGCATGTCGCGCTCTACAACGATGCCTATGCGCCGAAGCTGGGCGATCGGCATCCCCATGCGCTCGGCCGGCCTGCGCGCGACAGCTGGCAGTCGCTGTGGCCCGAACTGGCGCCGATGCTGGAGCGCGTCCGCAACGGCGGCGCGAGCATCGGCGAGAAGGACCACGCTTTCTATGCCGCGTCGGCCCAGCGGACGATCTATTTCGACATCTCGTTTTCGCCGGTGCGCGACGATGACGGTTCGGTCGGCGGGGTGCTCTGCCTGGTCACCGACACGACCGAGCGCGTCCGCGCCGCGCGCCGCGCCGACGACGAGCGGCAGCGGCTTGCCGCGATGTTCGAGCAGGCGCCGGGCTTCATGGCGATGCTGCACGCGCCCGATCATGTCGTCGCATTCGCGAACCCGGCGTTCGAACGGCTGATCGGCGCCAGCGGCATCGTCGGCCAGCCGCTCGCGCGACTGCTGCCGGCCGACGCGATGGCGGTCGTGACCGAGGTCGCGGCCAGCGGCATTTCGTTCACCGCTCATGCCATGCCGACCACGCTCCGCACCGCCGAGGGCGGCGCGACGGTGCGCAAGCTCGACTTCGTGGTCCAGCCGATCCGCGACGATGCGGGCAAACTGACGAACATCTTCATCGAGGGCAGCGACGTCACCGATCGGATCGAGGCGGAACGCAAGCTCGCGCTCAGCGAAAGCTCGCTGCACCTTGCGATTGCGACCGCGGAGATCGGCACCTGGGATGTCGATCCGGCCAGCCTGACGCTGCGCTGGAACGAATATACCTATGCGATGTTCGGCATTCCGGTCGGCACGCCGATGACCTTCGCTGATTTTCGCAACGCGCTGCATCCTGACGATGTCGCCGCGACGGCCGCGGCGTTCGAGGCCGCGCTCGATCCCGTGCGCCGTGCCGATTATGACGTCGAATATCGCACGATCGGCCGCACCGACGGGCTCGTCCGCTGGGTCGCGGCGAAAGGGCGCGGCGTGTTCGAAGGCGGCGCGTGCGTGCGCGCGATCGGCTCCGCGATCGACATCACGCGGCGCAAGCGCGCGCAGGACGAACTGCGCGAGAGCGAGCTGCGGTTTCGCAGCCTGGCCGACAGCGCGCCGGCCTTGATCTGGATGTGCAATGCCGACGGCGACCTGATCTTCGCCAATCAGTGGCACGAGCGTACCTTCGGCCGGCCGGTGCGCGATCTGTTCGGCGGCGGCTGGCAGGATATCATCCACCCCGACGACGCCGCGGGCTTCCGCCGCGATTTCGATGCCGCCTTCGCCGCGCGGCTGCCGTTCGGCCGCGAAGTGCGGGTGATCGATCGCGACGGCGCGACGCGCTGGCTGCATTGCGAGGCGCGCGCGCGGCACAGCGACGATTGCTTCATCGGCTATGTCGGCTGCGACGTCGACGTGACCGAGAGCCGCCTCGCCGCCGAGGCCTTGGAGCGGCGCATCGCCGAACGCACCGGCCAGCTCGCCGCGAGCAACCACCAGCTTTCCGCCCAGATCGAGGAGCGCGAGCGCGTCGAGGCGACGCTCCGCCAGATGCAGCGGCTGGAGGCGGTCGGCCAGCTCACCTCGGGCGTGGCGCACGACTTCAACAATCTGCTGACGGTGATCCTCGGCAATATCGAGATGATCACGGCGGGCAATCCCGACGACCGCATCCGCAAGCGGCTCGGCTACATGCGTCTGGCGGCGGAACGCGGCGCGACGCTGACCGCGCAACTGCTCGCTTTCTCGCGCCGCCAGCGGCTGGAGGCGCGGCCGATCGACCTCAACGCGACCGTCGCCAGCATGCGCGACCTGATCCAGAGCTCGATGGGCGGATCGGTGCGGCTGGAGACGAAGCTCGCGCCGTCGCTGTGGCCGGCGCTGGTCGATCCGACGCAGATCGAACTCATCATTCTCAACCTCGCGATCAACGCGCGCGACGCGATGGAGGTGGGGGGAACGCTGACGATCGAGACCGACAATGTGACGCTGGGCGCCCCCGAGCGCGCCGAGGAGCCGCCAGCCGGCGACCATATCATGATCGCGGTGGCCGACAGCGGCACCGGCATGACGCCCGAGGTGCGCGAAAAGGCGTTCGAGCCATTCTTCACCACCAAGGAGGTGGGCAAGGGATCGGGCCTCGGTCTCGCCCAGGTCTACGGCTTCCTCAAGCAATCGGGCGGCGGCGTCGCGATCGAGACCGCGCCGGGCATCGGCACCACGGTGCGCGTCTACCTGCCGCGCGCGGAGGAGCGCCGGCTGGCACCCCGCAATCCCGCCACATCGCTGCCGCCGGCCGCCCCGACCCATCAGGCGGAGGGGCGTCGCATCCTCGTGGTGGACGACGACGCGCGGGTGCGCGACATCACCGTGTCCGCCCTGCGCGCGATGGGCGCCGAAGTGATCGAGGCGGGCAGCGGCGATGCCGCGCTCGATCGACTGGAGGAAACGAGCGGCCTGGTCGACCTGCTGGTGGTCGATTTCGCCATGCCGGGCATGAACGGCGCCGAACTGGTCGCCGCCGCGCGCGCGCGTTGGCCGGCGCTGCCGTCGCTCTACGTCACCGGCTATGCCGATCTGTCGGCGATCGCGACGGTGAGCCAGGACGTGATCGTGCAGAAGCCGTTCCGCAGCGAGGAATTGGCGCGCAAGGTCGGCACGCTGCTGGCGCGCGCCACCGCCTGA
- a CDS encoding sensor domain-containing diguanylate cyclase, translating to MGILALKLVWQRLGLAVLTCVAILAAGLLSDHAVNHVGGHQALWPCDAIMLGLLVARGRDRRDELAIIAGGLLGGFLLNLANAIPPILAVPLALATPAAALTALALLRRFGVTRDIFGRVSDVLALGIACVGGASVSATFGAIEQWSLHGISFPGAWIDWYGAAFLGALMLVPMIAIGAQLGDRRHAGVLEGRSLTEVILLLGLTAIVADVVFFWTTLPLLFLVLPTVLLATFRLRAFGAAGAVAIVAVIATFATAHGHGPVVTHLASHGARALALQLFLSSCFLSALPIAALLSERERQAEETRLLAERLKTVIENIGEVIYSIDAAGNWSYLNPAWETLTGHPIASVIGQPWAALVDPDDHDELVERLAPVLAGRQRTLRRAVRFVTAGGPRWMELFIQALTAADGTPAGATGTLRDIDDRKRLEEHVMTAKRRAEQRAREATMLASTDELTGLANRRAFMQQLERELAGAAEFGWPLSVAMFDVDHFKSVNDRFGHAVGDRVLQLISARAGTAVRGGDLIGRLGGEEFGIIMPGATAEDAMVVAERLREAVESAPDDQMGLPSVTVSVGIAEREALRDPLALLAGADAALYAAKESGRNRVRLAA from the coding sequence ATGGGAATTTTAGCTTTGAAGCTGGTGTGGCAGCGGCTGGGCCTGGCCGTCCTGACGTGCGTCGCGATCCTCGCGGCGGGCCTGTTGAGCGATCACGCGGTGAACCACGTCGGTGGCCATCAGGCGCTGTGGCCGTGCGACGCGATCATGCTCGGCCTGCTGGTCGCGCGCGGCCGCGACCGGCGCGACGAACTCGCGATCATCGCCGGCGGCCTGCTCGGCGGCTTCCTGCTCAATCTGGCGAACGCCATACCGCCCATATTGGCCGTGCCGCTCGCGCTCGCGACCCCGGCTGCGGCGCTGACCGCGCTCGCGCTGCTGCGCCGCTTCGGCGTGACCCGCGACATTTTCGGCCGGGTCAGCGACGTGCTGGCGCTCGGCATTGCGTGCGTCGGCGGCGCGTCGGTCTCCGCGACGTTCGGCGCGATCGAGCAATGGTCGCTGCACGGAATCTCCTTCCCCGGCGCATGGATCGACTGGTACGGCGCGGCCTTCCTCGGCGCGCTGATGCTCGTGCCGATGATCGCGATCGGTGCGCAGCTCGGCGATCGGCGCCACGCCGGCGTGCTGGAAGGTCGATCGCTGACCGAAGTCATCCTGCTGCTCGGGCTGACGGCGATCGTGGCCGATGTGGTGTTCTTCTGGACGACCCTGCCTTTGCTGTTCCTGGTGCTGCCGACGGTGCTGCTCGCCACCTTCCGGCTGCGCGCGTTCGGCGCCGCGGGCGCGGTGGCGATCGTCGCGGTGATCGCCACCTTCGCGACCGCGCATGGGCATGGCCCGGTGGTCACCCACCTCGCCAGCCACGGCGCCCGCGCGCTGGCGCTGCAGCTGTTCCTGTCGAGCTGCTTCCTGAGCGCGCTGCCGATCGCGGCGTTGCTGTCCGAACGCGAACGCCAGGCCGAAGAGACGCGCCTGCTCGCCGAGCGGCTGAAGACGGTGATCGAGAATATCGGCGAGGTGATCTACAGCATCGATGCTGCCGGCAATTGGAGCTACCTCAACCCCGCGTGGGAAACGCTGACCGGCCATCCGATCGCCAGCGTGATCGGGCAGCCCTGGGCGGCATTGGTCGATCCCGACGATCATGACGAACTGGTCGAACGGCTGGCCCCGGTGCTGGCCGGGCGCCAGCGGACGCTGCGACGCGCGGTGCGCTTCGTCACGGCGGGCGGACCGCGCTGGATGGAGCTGTTCATCCAAGCGCTGACCGCCGCCGACGGCACCCCGGCCGGCGCTACCGGCACGTTGCGCGACATCGACGATCGCAAGCGGCTGGAAGAGCATGTCATGACCGCCAAGCGGCGCGCCGAACAGCGCGCGCGCGAGGCGACCATGCTCGCCTCGACCGACGAGCTGACCGGCCTCGCCAACCGGCGCGCCTTCATGCAGCAGCTCGAGCGCGAGCTGGCGGGCGCGGCGGAGTTTGGCTGGCCGCTGTCGGTGGCGATGTTCGACGTCGACCATTTCAAGTCGGTCAACGATCGTTTCGGCCACGCCGTCGGCGACCGCGTGCTGCAGCTCATCTCGGCGCGCGCCGGAACCGCCGTCCGCGGCGGCGACCTGATCGGTCGGCTGGGCGGCGAGGAATTCGGCATCATCATGCCCGGAGCCACCGCGGAGGATGCGATGGTCGTCGCCGAGCGGCTGCGCGAGGCGGTGGAGAGCGCGCCCGACGATCAGATGGGCCTGCCTTCGGTGACTGTCAGCGTCGGCATCGCCGAACGCGAGGCGCTGCGCGACCCGCTCGCGCTGCTGGCCGGCGCCGATGCCGCGCTCTATGCCGCCAAGGAAAGCGGCCGAAATCGCGTGCGACTGGCGGCCTGA
- the ppc gene encoding phosphoenolpyruvate carboxylase: MADAPPLTQNPDIRFLGRLLGDVIRAYGGDALFRRIEYIRSASVDRARGLGGDVDPGLDALGPDDMLAFTHGFMLFSMLANLAEDRQGVTTEPGADVAAAVARLDEEGVDRAAVLALLNHGLIVPVLTAHPTEVRRKSMIDHRNRIAELMLLRDTGATETPEGDLIEQAIYRQIALLWQTRPLRRERLYVADEVDTALSYLRDVFLPVLPALYSRWERVLGARPRSFLRAGSWIGGDRDGNPNVVAESLELATGRAAEAILSHYLVLLHALGGELSISTELAPTTPEVEALAEIANDPSPARADEPYRRAVTGLYARVAATYTRLTGKTPARPASVAAEPYATPRDLRHDLATLAHALAEAGHGALASGGALGRLIRAVETFGFHLATLDLRQNADVHERVVAELLTVAGAEPDYLALDEAARITLLRRELATMRPLASAFAAYGDETVSELAIVRAAADAHAAYGPEVITTYIISKAATVSDLLEVMILLKEAGLYRPGDPPSCALMVVPLFETIEDLERGPDVMQAYFALPEIAALTTARGHQEVMVGYSDSNKDGGYLTSVWSLHQAGRALRPVFAEAGAAMQLFHGRGGAVGRGGGSSFAAIRAQPQGTVQGRIRITEQGEVIAAKFGTRDAALANLEAMTAATLLASMEPPEVEVGDRARFIAAMAALSADAFTAYRALVYGTEGFRTFFRQFTPIAEIATLKIGSRPASRTKSDRIEDLRAIPWVFSWAQARVMLPGWYGVGHALDAFADKGLLRAMAEGWPFFQATLANLEMVLAKSDMGLAARYLTLVEDQAAGAAIFARIRDGWERTCAGLLDATGQSRLLERSPQLEASVRLRLPYLEPLNLLQIELIRRHRAGEEDARVREGIQLSINAIATGLRNSG; the protein is encoded by the coding sequence ATGGCCGACGCACCGCCGCTCACGCAGAATCCCGACATCCGTTTTCTCGGCCGGCTGCTGGGCGACGTCATCCGCGCTTATGGCGGCGACGCGCTGTTCCGGCGGATCGAATATATTCGCTCGGCCTCGGTCGATCGCGCGCGCGGGCTGGGCGGCGACGTCGATCCCGGGCTCGACGCGCTCGGCCCCGACGACATGCTCGCCTTCACCCATGGCTTCATGCTGTTCTCGATGCTCGCCAACCTCGCGGAGGATCGGCAGGGCGTGACCACCGAGCCCGGCGCCGACGTGGCGGCGGCGGTCGCACGGCTCGACGAGGAAGGCGTCGATCGCGCCGCGGTGCTGGCGTTGCTGAACCACGGCCTGATCGTGCCGGTCCTGACCGCGCACCCGACCGAGGTGCGGCGCAAGAGCATGATCGACCATCGCAACCGCATCGCCGAGCTGATGCTGCTGCGCGATACCGGCGCGACCGAGACCCCCGAGGGCGACCTGATCGAGCAGGCGATCTACCGCCAGATCGCCTTGCTGTGGCAGACGCGGCCGCTGCGGCGCGAGCGGCTGTACGTCGCCGACGAGGTCGATACGGCGCTATCCTATCTGCGCGACGTGTTCCTGCCCGTGCTGCCTGCGCTCTATTCGCGCTGGGAGCGGGTGCTGGGCGCGCGGCCGCGCAGCTTCCTGCGCGCAGGCAGCTGGATCGGCGGCGACCGCGACGGCAACCCCAACGTCGTGGCCGAATCGCTCGAGCTGGCGACGGGGCGCGCGGCCGAGGCGATCTTGTCGCATTATCTGGTGCTGCTCCACGCGCTGGGCGGCGAGCTGTCGATCTCGACCGAGCTCGCGCCGACCACGCCCGAGGTCGAGGCGCTCGCCGAGATTGCGAACGATCCGTCGCCCGCGCGCGCCGACGAGCCCTATCGCCGCGCGGTCACCGGCCTCTATGCGCGGGTCGCGGCGACCTACACGCGGCTGACCGGCAAGACGCCCGCCCGCCCCGCATCGGTCGCGGCCGAGCCCTATGCGACGCCGCGCGACCTGCGCCACGACCTCGCCACGCTGGCGCACGCTCTGGCCGAGGCTGGACACGGCGCGCTGGCGAGCGGCGGGGCGCTCGGCCGGCTGATCCGCGCGGTCGAGACGTTCGGCTTCCATCTTGCCACGCTCGACCTGCGCCAGAATGCCGACGTGCACGAGCGCGTCGTCGCGGAATTGCTGACGGTGGCAGGCGCCGAGCCCGATTATCTTGCGCTGGACGAGGCGGCACGCATCACCTTGCTGCGGCGCGAGCTCGCCACGATGCGGCCGCTCGCCAGCGCCTTCGCCGCTTATGGCGACGAGACGGTCTCCGAACTGGCGATCGTGCGCGCCGCGGCGGACGCGCACGCCGCCTATGGGCCCGAGGTCATCACCACCTACATCATCTCCAAGGCGGCGACCGTCTCCGATCTGCTGGAGGTGATGATCCTGCTCAAGGAAGCGGGGCTCTACCGGCCGGGCGATCCGCCGTCCTGCGCGCTGATGGTCGTGCCCTTGTTCGAGACGATCGAGGATCTGGAGCGCGGGCCCGACGTGATGCAGGCCTATTTCGCGCTGCCCGAGATCGCGGCGCTGACCACCGCGCGCGGCCATCAGGAGGTGATGGTCGGCTATTCGGATTCGAACAAGGATGGCGGCTACCTCACCTCGGTGTGGAGCCTGCACCAGGCGGGCCGCGCGCTGCGCCCGGTGTTCGCCGAGGCGGGCGCGGCGATGCAATTGTTCCACGGTCGCGGCGGCGCGGTCGGGCGCGGCGGCGGATCGTCGTTCGCCGCGATCCGCGCACAGCCGCAGGGCACGGTGCAGGGCCGCATCCGCATCACTGAGCAGGGCGAGGTGATCGCGGCCAAGTTCGGCACGCGCGACGCCGCTTTGGCGAATCTCGAGGCGATGACCGCCGCCACCCTGCTCGCCAGCATGGAGCCGCCGGAGGTGGAGGTGGGCGACCGCGCGCGCTTCATCGCGGCGATGGCCGCGCTGTCGGCCGATGCGTTCACCGCCTATCGCGCCTTGGTCTACGGCACCGAGGGCTTCCGCACCTTCTTCCGCCAGTTCACGCCGATCGCCGAGATCGCGACGCTCAAGATCGGCTCGCGCCCGGCCAGCCGCACCAAATCGGACCGGATCGAGGATCTGCGCGCGATCCCGTGGGTGTTCAGCTGGGCGCAGGCGCGGGTGATGCTGCCGGGCTGGTACGGCGTCGGCCACGCGCTCGACGCCTTTGCCGACAAAGGGCTGCTGCGCGCGATGGCGGAGGGCTGGCCCTTCTTCCAGGCGACGCTCGCCAATCTGGAGATGGTGCTCGCCAAGTCCGACATGGGGCTGGCGGCACGCTATCTGACATTGGTCGAGGACCAGGCGGCGGGTGCGGCGATCTTCGCCCGGATCCGCGACGGCTGGGAACGCACCTGTGCCGGGCTGCTCGATGCCACCGGCCAGTCGCGCCTGCTGGAGCGCAGCCCGCAGCTCGAGGCCTCGGTGCGGCTGCGCCTGCCCTATCTGGAGCCGCTCAACCTGCTCCAGATCGAACTCATCCGCCGCCATCGCGCCGGCGAGGAGGATGCGCGCGTGCGCGAGGGCATCCAGCTCTCGATCAACGCCATCGCCACCGGCCTGCGCAACAGCGGCTGA
- a CDS encoding phospholipase D-like domain-containing protein yields MHSLLSRVTPSAGEFYYIAEWLVRLGALGILPWRRSPAAVRSWLLLIFFLPIPGLILFLMIGRPKFPKWRHDRFRALDPFATAIAERLSAAAAPTLDTAEREVSGLACTLGRLPPVAGNAVDLLDDYDEVIDRLVADIDGARIHVRILAYIFADDRQGVRVIDALGRAVARGVPCHVILDPVGSHQWRAGAIAKLEAAGVAVREALPFRWLRDRTRRDMRNHRKLFVIDGAIGYAGSQNIVAKDFAPGIVNHELVVRATGPVVAEMATVFIADWYLETEEMLEAEPAIPAPAGDAICQLLPSGADFPLEGFETLLVWQMHRACTRAMIVTPYLIPDDDLIGAMRTAVARGVTVDLVVSKVVDHRIVNLAQSSYYDELMAAGVRVHRYRDELLHAKNLSIDGRLGIAGSSNVDIRSFQLNEEVSLLLLDPASIARLEKVQQGYLDRSELLDLTQWRRRSRLRRTGEAIARLVSPLL; encoded by the coding sequence ATGCACAGCCTTCTCTCCCGCGTGACGCCGAGCGCCGGCGAATTCTACTACATCGCCGAATGGCTGGTGCGGCTCGGCGCGCTCGGCATCCTGCCGTGGCGGCGCTCGCCGGCGGCGGTGCGCAGCTGGCTGCTGCTGATCTTCTTCCTGCCGATCCCCGGCCTGATCCTGTTCCTGATGATCGGCCGGCCCAAATTCCCGAAGTGGCGGCACGATCGCTTCCGCGCGCTCGATCCGTTCGCCACCGCGATCGCCGAAAGGCTCTCCGCCGCGGCGGCGCCGACGCTCGACACCGCCGAGCGCGAGGTGAGCGGGCTCGCCTGCACGCTCGGCCGGCTGCCCCCCGTCGCCGGCAACGCGGTCGACCTGCTCGACGATTATGACGAGGTGATCGACCGGCTGGTGGCGGATATCGACGGCGCGCGCATCCATGTGCGCATCCTCGCCTACATCTTCGCCGACGATCGGCAGGGCGTGCGCGTGATCGACGCGCTCGGCCGCGCGGTGGCGCGCGGCGTGCCGTGCCACGTCATCCTCGATCCGGTCGGCTCGCACCAGTGGCGTGCGGGCGCGATCGCCAAGCTGGAGGCGGCGGGCGTCGCAGTGCGCGAGGCGCTGCCCTTCCGCTGGCTGCGCGATCGCACGCGGCGCGACATGCGCAACCACCGCAAGCTGTTCGTGATCGACGGCGCGATCGGTTATGCCGGTTCGCAGAACATCGTCGCGAAGGATTTCGCCCCCGGCATCGTCAACCACGAACTGGTGGTGCGCGCGACCGGGCCGGTGGTGGCGGAGATGGCGACGGTGTTCATCGCCGACTGGTATCTCGAGACCGAGGAGATGCTGGAGGCGGAGCCCGCCATCCCGGCACCGGCTGGCGACGCGATCTGCCAATTGCTGCCGAGCGGCGCGGACTTCCCGCTCGAAGGGTTCGAGACGTTGCTGGTGTGGCAGATGCACCGGGCGTGCACCCGCGCGATGATCGTCACGCCCTACCTTATCCCCGACGACGACCTGATCGGCGCGATGCGCACCGCGGTCGCGCGCGGGGTGACGGTCGATCTGGTGGTGTCGAAGGTGGTCGACCATCGCATCGTCAACCTCGCCCAATCGTCTTACTATGACGAGTTGATGGCGGCGGGCGTGCGCGTCCATCGCTATCGCGACGAACTGCTCCACGCCAAGAATCTGTCGATCGACGGGAGGCTCGGCATCGCCGGATCGAGCAATGTCGACATCCGCTCGTTCCAGCTCAACGAGGAGGTGAGCCTGCTGCTGCTCGATCCCGCCAGCATCGCCCGCCTCGAAAAGGTGCAGCAGGGCTATCTGGACCGCAGCGAATTGCTCGACCTCACCCAATGGCGCCGCCGCTCGCGTCTGCGCCGCACCGGCGAGGCGATCGCGCGGTTGGTGAGCCCGCTGCTCTGA